One genomic segment of Manis pentadactyla isolate mManPen7 chromosome 1, mManPen7.hap1, whole genome shotgun sequence includes these proteins:
- the ZBED2 gene encoding zinc finger BED domain-containing protein 2, which translates to MRREEEEEEETRMKAKGDLDMKEEQETSERREPLAGAMPTPVPHNKGSRFSEAWEYFHLAPVRVGHHPNQYATCRLCGRQVSRGPGVNVGTTALWKHLKSMHREELEKSGHSQAGQRQDPRPQGAQLPVGIEGDWARLLEQVGALALWASQREKDVLRRERAVEWREKAVERRERALEEVERAIQEMKWKVRAEKGACQREDDQPAAAHPFHFV; encoded by the coding sequence ATGAGgcgagaagaggaggaagaggaggaaacaagGATGAAGGCAAAAGGGGACTTAGACATGAAGGAGGAGCAGGAGACCAGTGAGAGGCGAGAACCTTTGGCGGGTGCCATGCCCACCCCTGTGCCCCACAACAAGGGGAGCCGGTTTTCTGAGGCATGGGAGTACTTCCACCTGGCCCCAGTTCGTGTGGGGCACCACCCCAACCAATATGCCACCTGCCGCCTGTGTGGCAGGCAGGTGAGCCGGGGCCCTGGGGTTAACGTGGGCACCACAGCCCTGTGGAAGCATCTGAAAAGCATGCACagagaggagctggagaagagTGGCCACAGCCAGGCAGGACAGCGCCAGGATCCTAGGCCCCAAGGGGCCCAGCTCCCCGTGGGCATTGAGGGTGACTGGGCCAGGCTCCTGGAGCAGGTGGGGGCTCTGGCTTTgtgggccagccagagggagaaggACGTGCTCAGGAGGGAGCGCGCAGTGGAATGGCGGGAAAAGGCTGTGGAGAGGAGAGAGCGAGCCCTGGAGGAGGTGGAAAGGGCCATCCAGGAGATGAAGTGGAAGGTGAGGGCTGAGAAGGGGGCTTGCCAGAGGGAGGACGACCAGCCCGCGGCAGCCCATCCCTTCCATTTTGTTTAA